The Bacillus vallismortis genome window below encodes:
- a CDS encoding alpha/beta hydrolase family protein: MNSYDRIKKIFHNRIMNDLGWNMYYYSLPYHFEREPENSLYSGELMISANIDRTIESTRQAVVDLRALIHWIKANKKGPVIIVGVSLGGWITNLIATLESQIDVMVSIFYANRLSYSIWNTIPGKYIREELEQNGVIYEDLIKYWNITDPSQALPKVNKDNMLLISAKYDQYIDLKDADYLWESWGKPTRCVYNCGHSGIVLCRKKLANDTLSFIKERIYKETSSVHL; this comes from the coding sequence ATGAATTCGTACGATAGAATCAAAAAAATATTTCATAATCGTATAATGAACGATTTAGGCTGGAACATGTATTATTATTCTCTTCCATACCATTTTGAAAGAGAACCGGAAAATTCACTATATAGTGGCGAATTGATGATTAGTGCAAATATTGATCGTACAATTGAATCGACAAGACAGGCCGTTGTAGATTTACGAGCGTTAATTCATTGGATAAAAGCAAATAAAAAAGGCCCTGTTATCATAGTGGGAGTAAGCTTAGGAGGATGGATTACTAATCTAATTGCTACCCTAGAATCTCAAATTGATGTAATGGTATCAATCTTTTATGCCAATCGCCTTTCTTATTCGATATGGAACACGATCCCAGGTAAATACATAAGGGAAGAATTAGAACAAAATGGTGTGATCTATGAAGATTTAATAAAATATTGGAATATCACAGATCCTAGTCAAGCCTTGCCGAAAGTTAATAAAGATAACATGCTGCTGATTTCTGCTAAATACGATCAATATATTGACTTAAAAGATGCAGATTATTTATGGGAAAGTTGGGGGAAACCCACAAGATGTGTCTACAATTGTGGTCATTCCGGTATTGTTCTTTGTCGCAAAAAGTTAGCAAATGATACACTTTCCTTTATAAAAGAAAGAATATATAAGGAAACTAGTTCAGTACATTTGTAG
- the walM gene encoding cell wall metabolism protein WalM, with protein MLKKVILAAFILVGSTLGAFSFSADASAKHVNGNITWYNGVGKKGSSGKKLGHWDCATKIGFDVPKNGTKIRAYAKAKPKKVITVYKNDVGRMPHAVLDVSPKAFKALGYPLSKGKVAGHYSY; from the coding sequence ATGTTGAAGAAAGTCATTTTAGCCGCTTTTATCTTAGTAGGAAGTACTTTGGGAGCTTTCAGTTTTTCAGCAGATGCCAGTGCGAAACATGTGAATGGAAATATTACTTGGTATAATGGAGTCGGGAAAAAAGGCTCTTCAGGAAAAAAACTTGGACACTGGGACTGTGCGACCAAGATCGGATTTGATGTTCCTAAAAACGGGACAAAAATCAGAGCTTATGCAAAAGCGAAGCCTAAAAAGGTGATTACGGTTTACAAAAATGATGTTGGCAGAATGCCTCATGCAGTACTGGATGTAAGCCCTAAAGCGTTTAAAGCGCTTGGATACCCATTAAGCAAAGGAAAAGTAGCGGGACATTACAGCTATTAA
- a CDS encoding PspA/IM30 family protein, with translation MSIITRFKDIMSANINALLDKAENPEKMADQYLRNMNSDLSKVKAETAAVMAEEQRTKRELRECQADMEKMESYAMKALQAGNEGDARTFLERKTSLGSKLSELQTANQMAAANAAQMRKMHDKLVSDIGELEARKNMIKAKWAVAKTQDRMNKLGASVSGASQSMSAFGRMEDKVNQALDQANAMAELNSAPLDDIDDLTAKYDTVGSSQVDDELAALKAKMMLDK, from the coding sequence ATGAGTATAATAACGAGATTCAAAGATATTATGTCGGCGAATATCAATGCTTTGTTGGATAAGGCTGAAAATCCAGAGAAAATGGCAGATCAATATTTAAGAAACATGAACAGCGATTTGTCTAAGGTAAAGGCAGAAACAGCAGCCGTTATGGCTGAGGAGCAAAGGACAAAAAGAGAATTACGTGAATGCCAGGCAGACATGGAGAAAATGGAAAGCTATGCGATGAAGGCGCTGCAAGCGGGGAATGAGGGCGATGCGAGAACATTCCTTGAAAGAAAAACATCTTTAGGATCAAAGCTTTCTGAGCTGCAGACGGCGAATCAAATGGCTGCTGCCAATGCCGCGCAAATGAGAAAGATGCATGACAAACTGGTGTCTGACATTGGAGAGCTGGAAGCACGCAAAAATATGATCAAGGCGAAGTGGGCAGTAGCGAAAACGCAAGATAGAATGAACAAGCTGGGCGCTTCTGTTTCGGGTGCCAGCCAATCAATGTCTGCATTCGGCAGAATGGAGGACAAAGTAAATCAGGCACTTGATCAGGCGAATGCAATGGCTGAACTGAACAGCGCTCCGCTGGATGATATTGATGATCTGACTGCTAAATATGATACTGTCGGTTCAAGTCAGGTGGATGATGAACTTGCGGCGTTAAAAGCGAAAATGATGCTCGATAAATAA
- a CDS encoding sugar porter family MFS transporter, with amino-acid sequence MNKQGNQMSFLRTVIIVSTFGGLLFGYDTGVLNGALPYMGEPDQLNLNAFTEGLVTSSLLFGAALGAVFGGRMSDFNGRRKNILFLAVIFFISTLGCTFAPNVTIMIISRFVLGIAVGGASVTVPAYLAEMSPMESRGRMVTQNELMIVSGQLLAFIFNAILGTTMGDSSNVWRFMLVIASLPAVFLFFGMLRMPESPRWLVSKGRKEDALRVLKKIRDEKQAASELEEIEFAFKKEDKLEKATFKDLAVPWVRRIVFIGIGIAIVQQITGVNSIMYYGTEILRDAGFQTKAALIGNIANGVISVLATFVGIWLLGKVGRRPMLMTGLIGTTTALLLIGIFSLVLEGSPALPYVVLSLTVTFLAFQQGAISPVTWLMLSEIFPLRLRGLGMGVTVFCLWMVNFAVSFTFPILLAAIGLSTTFFIFVVLGICSVLFVKTFLPETKGLSLEQLEDNFRAYVRGEAKKDSSSEVVG; translated from the coding sequence ATGAATAAACAAGGTAATCAAATGTCATTTTTACGTACAGTTATTATAGTCTCGACTTTCGGCGGTCTCCTCTTCGGTTATGATACGGGAGTGCTTAATGGAGCTTTGCCGTATATGGGAGAGCCGGACCAGCTTAACCTCAATGCCTTCACAGAGGGGCTTGTCACCAGTTCACTTCTTTTTGGAGCCGCATTGGGTGCCGTATTTGGCGGCAGGATGTCTGATTTTAACGGCCGCCGCAAAAATATTTTGTTCCTCGCTGTTATATTTTTCATATCAACGCTCGGGTGTACGTTTGCTCCAAATGTAACGATCATGATTATCTCCCGTTTTGTGCTCGGAATTGCGGTCGGGGGCGCATCAGTTACGGTTCCTGCCTATTTAGCGGAGATGTCTCCTATGGAAAGCAGGGGGCGGATGGTGACGCAGAATGAACTGATGATTGTATCAGGACAGCTTTTGGCCTTTATTTTTAATGCGATTCTCGGAACAACAATGGGAGACAGCTCCAATGTGTGGAGATTTATGCTCGTCATTGCGTCGCTCCCTGCGGTATTCTTGTTTTTCGGTATGCTTAGAATGCCTGAGAGTCCTCGCTGGCTCGTCTCTAAAGGGAGAAAAGAAGATGCTTTGCGGGTTTTGAAAAAAATTAGGGATGAAAAGCAGGCTGCGTCTGAGCTGGAAGAAATTGAATTCGCTTTCAAAAAAGAAGATAAGCTTGAAAAAGCGACGTTTAAAGATCTTGCGGTACCGTGGGTGCGCCGGATTGTGTTCATTGGAATCGGGATTGCGATTGTACAGCAAATTACAGGTGTAAACTCAATTATGTATTATGGTACTGAAATTTTAAGAGATGCCGGTTTTCAAACGAAAGCCGCATTAATCGGAAATATCGCGAATGGCGTGATTTCGGTATTGGCAACATTCGTCGGAATCTGGCTGCTAGGGAAAGTTGGCCGCCGGCCGATGCTGATGACAGGTTTGATCGGTACGACAACGGCATTATTGCTGATCGGGATATTCTCACTTGTGCTCGAAGGATCACCGGCTCTTCCATATGTGGTTCTGTCGTTAACAGTGACATTCCTTGCATTTCAGCAGGGTGCGATCTCGCCAGTGACGTGGCTGATGCTTTCTGAGATTTTCCCGCTCCGCCTTCGCGGTTTGGGAATGGGGGTCACGGTATTCTGTCTGTGGATGGTGAATTTTGCAGTCAGTTTCACTTTCCCGATATTGCTGGCCGCGATTGGGCTGTCCACAACGTTCTTTATCTTCGTTGTACTAGGAATTTGCTCTGTATTGTTTGTGAAGACATTTTTACCGGAAACGAAAGGGCTTTCGCTTGAGCAGCTGGAGGATAATTTCCGCGCTTATGTTCGCGGCGAGGCGAAGAAAGATTCCAGCTCTGAAGTGGTTGGATAA
- the bdhA gene encoding (R,R)-butanediol dehydrogenase: protein MKAARWHNQKDIRIENIEEPKTEPGKVKIKVKWCGICGSDLHEYLGGPIFIPVDKPHPLTNETAPVTMGHEFSGEVVEVGEGVENYKAGDRVVVEPIFATHGHQGAYNLDEQMGFLGLAGGGGGFSEYVSVDEELLFKLPEELSYEQGALVEPSAVALYAVRSSKIKAGDKAAVFGCGPIGLLVIEALKAAGATDIYAVELSPERQQKAEELGAIIVDPSKTDDVVAEIAERTGGGVDVAFEVTGVPVVLRQAIQSTTIAGETVIVSIWEKGAEIHPNDIVIKERTVKGIIGYRDIFPAVLSLMKEGYFAADKLVTKKIVLDDLIEEGFGALIKEKNQVKILVRPN, encoded by the coding sequence ATGAAGGCAGCAAGATGGCATAACCAAAAGGATATCCGTATTGAAAATATTGAAGAGCCAAAAACAGAGCCGGGAAAAGTAAAGATCAAAGTCAAATGGTGCGGTATCTGCGGCAGTGATTTACACGAGTATCTTGGCGGCCCGATCTTTATTCCGGTTGACAAACCGCATCCATTAACGAATGAAACAGCACCTGTCACAATGGGCCATGAATTCTCCGGTGAAGTTGTTGAAGTCGGCGAAGGCGTTGAAAATTATAAAGCAGGAGACCGAGTCGTAGTCGAACCGATTTTTGCAACACACGGTCACCAGGGCGCCTACAACCTTGATGAACAAATGGGATTCCTCGGCTTAGCCGGCGGAGGCGGCGGTTTCTCTGAATACGTCTCTGTAGATGAAGAGCTGTTGTTCAAACTTCCTGAGGAATTATCATATGAACAAGGCGCTCTTGTTGAGCCTTCCGCGGTCGCTTTATACGCTGTCCGCTCAAGCAAAATCAAAGCCGGTGACAAAGCGGCTGTATTCGGCTGCGGACCGATCGGGCTTCTTGTGATTGAAGCGCTGAAGGCTGCTGGAGCGACTGACATTTACGCTGTCGAGCTTTCACCTGAACGCCAGCAAAAAGCTGAGGAGCTTGGAGCCATCATCGTTGATCCGTCCAAAACAGATGATGTAGTCGCTGAAATTGCAGAACGTACTGGAGGCGGTGTCGACGTAGCATTCGAAGTCACTGGCGTTCCAGTGGTACTGCGACAAGCGATCCAATCCACTACAATTGCCGGTGAAACAGTCATTGTAAGCATTTGGGAAAAAGGCGCTGAAATCCACCCGAACGACATCGTCATCAAAGAACGTACAGTCAAAGGAATTATCGGATACCGCGACATCTTCCCGGCTGTATTGTCATTAATGAAAGAAGGTTATTTTGCAGCTGACAAACTTGTAACAAAAAAAATCGTATTAGACGATTTGATCGAGGAAGGCTTCGGGGCTCTTATTAAAGAGAAAAACCAAGTCAAAATCCTTGTCAGACCTAACTAA
- a CDS encoding SPFH domain-containing protein: MSFFRNQLANVVEWEEFRDDMIFYKWNNREIKKGSRLIIRPGQDAVFLSNGRVEGMFQDDGDYDIESEIIPFLSTLKGFKFGFNSGMRAEVLFVNTKEFTVRWGTKQAINIPAAGMPGGMPIRANGTFNFKVQDYISLIDKIAGVKDQYFVEDIKTRITSILDQLLMKWITREGKDMFNLQANAFDIAKGIQEDLDMQLISDGMTITGFQIMSFNYPQEVQDMITKNASYGMVGDVNRYQQISMTDGMASGKMSGGGAASDMAGMMMGMNMANQMMNQMNQNQQAQSSGSQSSGSGSKPNFCPNCGTKTGEANFCPNCGQKLV, translated from the coding sequence ATGTCGTTTTTCAGAAATCAATTAGCGAATGTAGTTGAGTGGGAAGAATTTAGAGATGATATGATTTTTTATAAATGGAACAATCGTGAAATTAAAAAAGGGAGCCGTTTAATCATTCGTCCCGGACAGGATGCTGTGTTTTTGAGCAATGGCAGGGTTGAAGGGATGTTTCAAGATGACGGTGATTATGATATTGAATCTGAGATTATTCCATTCCTGTCAACATTAAAGGGCTTTAAGTTTGGGTTTAACAGCGGCATGCGCGCCGAGGTGCTGTTTGTTAATACGAAGGAATTTACCGTAAGATGGGGAACAAAGCAGGCGATAAATATTCCGGCAGCGGGAATGCCTGGCGGGATGCCGATTCGCGCGAACGGCACATTTAATTTCAAGGTGCAGGACTATATCAGCTTGATTGATAAAATCGCCGGCGTGAAGGATCAGTATTTTGTAGAGGATATTAAAACCCGGATCACTTCCATTCTGGATCAGCTTCTTATGAAGTGGATCACTAGAGAAGGGAAAGACATGTTTAATCTCCAAGCCAACGCTTTTGACATTGCGAAGGGGATTCAAGAAGACTTAGATATGCAATTAATCAGCGACGGAATGACGATCACCGGTTTTCAAATCATGAGCTTTAATTACCCTCAAGAGGTTCAAGATATGATTACAAAGAACGCTTCCTACGGCATGGTTGGGGATGTAAATAGATACCAGCAAATTTCAATGACGGATGGAATGGCGTCCGGAAAGATGAGCGGAGGCGGGGCGGCTTCTGATATGGCTGGAATGATGATGGGAATGAATATGGCCAACCAGATGATGAATCAAATGAATCAGAATCAGCAGGCGCAGTCATCAGGATCACAGTCATCTGGCAGCGGAAGCAAACCAAATTTCTGTCCGAACTGCGGCACAAAAACCGGTGAAGCTAATTTTTGCCCGAATTGCGGCCAAAAGCTTGTGTAA
- a CDS encoding YgcG family protein — protein sequence MRGFFGKAIFVVLAVFIMMPVLGIGAVRASESQQHVYDHAHLLSKAEIGKLESLSAELGAKRDTDFIIITTKSTNGEDIADYAGDFYDRYGKGSTAILTIDMADREVFIAGFKKAEKYLDNSRLNSIRNTISSDLSNEDYFKAFQTYIQLSYKDMGIKPGINPDNIFFTWWFQLIVAIAVGGIAVSIMLYHAGGKVTVNGNTYMDQRTSDVIDQYDTYIRTTVTRERKPSNDKDSGDGGVTKGGTSYSGSRGSF from the coding sequence ATGCGGGGATTTTTCGGGAAAGCGATTTTTGTTGTGCTGGCTGTTTTCATCATGATGCCGGTACTGGGGATCGGAGCGGTGAGAGCTTCTGAATCACAGCAGCATGTGTATGACCATGCTCATCTATTATCGAAAGCAGAAATCGGAAAACTCGAATCTCTCTCGGCAGAGCTGGGGGCAAAGAGGGACACTGATTTCATCATTATTACGACAAAAAGCACGAACGGTGAGGATATTGCCGATTATGCCGGCGACTTTTATGATCGTTACGGAAAAGGCAGTACAGCTATTTTAACGATTGATATGGCGGATAGAGAAGTATTCATCGCGGGCTTCAAAAAAGCTGAAAAGTATTTGGACAACAGCAGGCTAAACAGCATCAGAAATACGATTTCATCTGATTTATCAAATGAAGATTATTTCAAAGCTTTTCAGACATATATTCAGCTTTCCTATAAAGATATGGGCATAAAACCGGGAATCAATCCCGACAACATATTCTTTACATGGTGGTTTCAGCTCATTGTTGCCATCGCAGTCGGAGGCATCGCGGTTTCAATCATGCTTTATCATGCAGGCGGCAAAGTAACGGTTAATGGGAATACATATATGGATCAACGTACGTCCGATGTGATTGATCAATATGACACTTATATCAGAACGACTGTAACAAGAGAAAGAAAACCGTCAAATGATAAAGACAGCGGCGATGGCGGGGTTACGAAAGGCGGTACGTCATACAGCGGAAGCCGCGGCAGTTTCTAA
- a CDS encoding TFIIB-type zinc ribbon-containing protein, translated as MIISYKCPNCGSDMAFDSESGSLSCGSCGRQDNIESLPKENIAARFSDDEAKEYQCENCGAVLMTEAETTATTCSFCGGAAILADRLSGHLAPAKVIPFTISKQEAEQAFRKWCKKGLLTPRGFMSADRIKSITGMYIPFWMFDLNSEVQVTANCTRVHQYEEGDYICTETEHFEAFRDINLDYLKIPVDASEKMKDELMDKLEPYSYDELKDFQTAYLAGYIAEKYNYTDEELFPRAKEKVSNYIDSYIHSTFSGYTSVNVRDKHIHTKNVNSFYVLLPVWMVSYDYERAEHTFAMNGQTGKVVGKPPISSGKVAAWFSGIAGGAFLALKLVSLMMGGGF; from the coding sequence ATGATAATATCTTATAAGTGTCCGAACTGCGGCAGTGATATGGCATTTGACAGTGAATCCGGGTCGTTATCCTGCGGCAGCTGCGGAAGACAGGACAATATTGAAAGCCTTCCGAAAGAAAACATTGCGGCGCGGTTTTCTGATGATGAAGCAAAGGAATATCAATGTGAAAACTGCGGTGCCGTTTTAATGACGGAAGCTGAAACGACAGCGACAACGTGCAGTTTTTGCGGAGGTGCTGCTATACTTGCCGATCGTTTATCAGGACATTTGGCGCCGGCGAAGGTCATTCCATTTACAATCAGTAAACAAGAAGCAGAGCAGGCATTTCGAAAGTGGTGCAAAAAAGGTCTTCTGACACCAAGAGGTTTCATGTCGGCTGATCGTATTAAAAGCATCACCGGCATGTATATTCCATTTTGGATGTTTGATTTAAATAGTGAAGTACAGGTGACAGCGAACTGTACCAGAGTCCATCAATATGAAGAAGGGGATTATATTTGCACGGAAACAGAGCACTTTGAAGCGTTTCGTGATATCAATCTCGATTATTTGAAAATTCCTGTGGATGCCTCTGAAAAAATGAAAGATGAATTAATGGATAAATTGGAGCCTTATTCATACGATGAGCTGAAGGACTTTCAAACGGCATATTTGGCCGGTTATATTGCGGAAAAATACAATTATACCGATGAGGAGCTTTTTCCGAGGGCAAAAGAGAAAGTCAGCAATTATATAGATTCATACATACATTCTACTTTTTCCGGATATACGTCAGTCAATGTGAGGGACAAACATATTCACACGAAAAACGTGAACAGCTTTTACGTTCTGCTTCCCGTTTGGATGGTCAGTTACGATTATGAAAGAGCAGAGCATACTTTTGCGATGAACGGGCAAACAGGCAAGGTTGTCGGAAAGCCGCCGATCAGTTCAGGAAAAGTGGCGGCGTGGTTTAGCGGAATAGCAGGCGGGGCATTTCTTGCGTTGAAGCTCGTCTCATTGATGATGGGAGGCGGATTTTGA
- a CDS encoding UPF0489 family protein has protein sequence MDQHKWAFYIWELAREKGLIKPNATLFHVDAHLDDLPFVLEDIPEYINITGIENLKAFTDKHLNIDTFIWPAFGRETINNIIYVSNFSGSKPFEDWTREHVEGRIYEGIRVHSIQELKESIFLGGVEPYIQDNSLILNLDLDFFNEEEFYDRGPQLKSDQEVAESLTYLKNLKDWDLITISLSPEHCGGEEACNHLFQLFLNVFELDLKKGISWDK, from the coding sequence ATGGATCAGCACAAATGGGCATTTTATATATGGGAATTAGCAAGAGAAAAAGGATTAATTAAGCCTAATGCTACCCTTTTTCATGTGGACGCCCATCTAGATGATCTCCCTTTTGTTTTAGAGGATATTCCAGAATACATAAATATTACCGGCATAGAAAACTTGAAAGCCTTTACTGATAAACATCTAAACATAGATACGTTCATCTGGCCGGCATTTGGTCGTGAAACAATCAACAATATTATCTACGTTTCTAATTTTTCAGGTAGTAAACCTTTCGAGGACTGGACCAGAGAACATGTAGAGGGACGCATTTACGAGGGTATTAGAGTTCACTCTATTCAGGAATTAAAAGAATCAATTTTCCTGGGGGGAGTAGAACCATATATTCAGGATAACTCTCTTATACTCAATCTCGATTTGGACTTCTTTAACGAAGAAGAGTTTTACGATCGTGGTCCACAATTAAAGTCAGATCAAGAAGTAGCAGAATCTTTAACTTACCTCAAGAATTTAAAGGATTGGGATTTGATTACAATTTCATTATCTCCTGAGCATTGTGGCGGAGAAGAAGCATGTAATCACTTGTTTCAACTATTCCTAAATGTTTTTGAACTCGATTTAAAGAAAGGGATATCATGGGATAAATAA
- a CDS encoding cold-shock protein: protein MSYYNKRNQEPLPKEDVSTWECTKEDCNGWSRKNFASSDSPSCPLCGSKMIDGIRSLVNLQNNGQTKTS from the coding sequence ATGTCTTACTATAATAAACGTAATCAAGAACCGCTGCCTAAAGAAGATGTGAGTACTTGGGAATGCACAAAAGAAGACTGCAACGGCTGGAGCAGAAAAAACTTTGCCAGCAGTGACTCGCCATCATGCCCTTTGTGTGGCAGCAAAATGATTGACGGCATCCGTTCATTAGTGAATCTCCAAAACAACGGTCAAACGAAAACAAGCTAG
- a CDS encoding PD40 domain-containing protein, translating into MKKRIILLLTVVIAAAGFVFYVVKDKGHESAADVSVNTESGDQLLVSITNTDLLTKYYENDKVIHEEELTGYPAFALDQKQRVLYYTGNNDQNEMRLFKLDLKSNKKMMLYKGAESADSLFLSRDRSTIYFRLGKADESNFRIASFDLKTKKYKNLYPAVNDQDDSVSSFFYNKKTDSFAFLHYSVEEDYKKTDEANEKGIDPEPTTIHFASGRQNKFDELKSLDQFISDIAVSDDDKRMLFTSYTQKGTEQTASIQMLKADTKKYENIISNQKNFKLLIDAQPQFSKDGKKIYFLAEAKGAKKLKDETGREAKVRTIYSYNLGKKTFKKVWENPNGIINSFSVIS; encoded by the coding sequence ATGAAAAAAAGAATCATATTATTGTTAACAGTCGTGATAGCGGCAGCGGGCTTTGTGTTTTATGTTGTAAAGGATAAAGGCCATGAGAGCGCTGCTGATGTTTCAGTCAATACGGAAAGCGGTGATCAGCTGCTCGTTTCGATTACGAATACCGATCTGCTGACGAAGTATTATGAAAATGACAAGGTGATCCATGAGGAGGAGCTGACCGGCTATCCGGCATTTGCCTTGGATCAAAAGCAGCGGGTGCTCTATTATACGGGCAATAATGATCAAAATGAAATGAGGCTCTTTAAGCTGGATCTAAAGTCTAATAAAAAGATGATGCTGTATAAAGGCGCTGAGAGTGCGGACAGCTTGTTTTTATCGAGGGACCGTTCAACCATCTATTTCCGTTTAGGGAAAGCGGACGAAAGCAATTTTCGGATCGCGTCCTTTGATCTGAAAACGAAGAAATACAAAAACCTTTATCCTGCCGTGAATGATCAGGATGACAGCGTCAGCAGCTTCTTTTATAACAAAAAAACAGATTCATTTGCATTTCTTCATTATTCTGTAGAAGAAGATTACAAGAAAACAGATGAAGCGAACGAAAAGGGGATCGATCCTGAACCGACAACGATTCATTTTGCGTCAGGCCGTCAAAACAAATTTGATGAGCTGAAGAGCCTTGACCAGTTTATCAGTGATATTGCTGTTTCTGATGATGATAAACGTATGTTGTTTACATCATATACACAAAAAGGCACGGAGCAAACCGCTTCTATTCAGATGCTGAAGGCGGATACGAAAAAATATGAAAATATCATTTCGAATCAAAAAAACTTTAAGCTGTTAATTGACGCTCAGCCGCAGTTTTCTAAGGATGGAAAGAAAATTTATTTTCTCGCCGAAGCCAAGGGAGCTAAAAAATTGAAGGATGAAACAGGGCGTGAAGCAAAGGTTCGGACGATTTATTCCTACAACCTTGGAAAAAAGACGTTCAAAAAAGTGTGGGAAAATCCGAACGGCATCATCAACAGCTTTTCTGTTATTAGCTGA
- a CDS encoding carbohydrate kinase, producing MRSHSVVCIGELLIDFFCTDVDVDLMEGRHFLKSAGGAPANVSAAIAKLGGDAAFSGKVGKDPFGYFLKQTLDAAQVDTSMLVMDEKAPTTLAFVSLKQNGERDFVFNRGADALFTLEDIDQEKLNEAKILHFGSATALLSDPFCSAYLQLMSIVKDNGQFISFDPNYREDLWKGRVSEFVSVAKKAITVSDVVKVSDEELEIISGAKDHEKGVAILHEIGAKIVAVTLGKSGTLLSNGKDHEIIPSIPVTSIDSTGAGDAFVGAALYQLANTDQIQSVDADFAKLREIVAFANKVGALVCTKIGAIDALPSMEEIEVYL from the coding sequence ATGCGTAGTCATTCTGTTGTTTGTATTGGAGAATTGTTAATTGATTTCTTTTGTACCGATGTTGATGTTGATTTAATGGAAGGCCGCCATTTCTTGAAAAGTGCCGGCGGCGCACCGGCGAATGTGTCAGCGGCCATTGCCAAGCTGGGCGGAGACGCCGCTTTCAGCGGAAAAGTAGGCAAGGATCCGTTTGGGTATTTTCTGAAGCAAACATTGGACGCTGCACAGGTGGATACCTCCATGCTGGTCATGGATGAGAAAGCGCCTACAACGCTTGCGTTTGTTTCGTTAAAGCAAAATGGGGAGCGCGATTTTGTTTTTAATAGAGGCGCGGACGCTTTGTTTACGCTGGAGGATATTGATCAGGAAAAACTAAACGAAGCGAAAATCCTTCATTTCGGCTCAGCGACGGCATTGTTATCAGATCCGTTTTGCTCAGCTTATTTACAGCTGATGTCGATTGTGAAAGACAATGGACAGTTTATATCGTTCGACCCTAACTATCGTGAGGATTTATGGAAGGGAAGGGTTTCAGAGTTTGTAAGTGTCGCAAAAAAAGCGATTACTGTAAGTGATGTTGTGAAAGTCAGTGACGAGGAACTGGAGATCATCAGCGGTGCGAAGGATCACGAAAAGGGTGTTGCGATCCTTCATGAGATTGGAGCCAAAATTGTTGCTGTGACACTTGGGAAAAGCGGAACGCTTCTTTCGAATGGAAAAGATCATGAAATCATTCCGAGCATTCCGGTTACATCAATTGACTCAACAGGAGCGGGAGATGCTTTTGTCGGCGCCGCTTTATATCAATTGGCAAACACGGATCAGATTCAATCTGTTGATGCTGATTTTGCGAAGCTGCGTGAGATTGTGGCGTTTGCCAATAAGGTGGGCGCTCTTGTGTGCACTAAAATCGGGGCGATCGATGCACTGCCCAGCATGGAAGAGATTGAAGTTTATTTGTGA